The DNA sequence TCACCAAACGTCCAGAGAGGGAGAGGTAGGCCCACCAGCTGAGATCTCAGCACCACCCTGATGCCATCTACAGGACCATGCTGTTCTGGGACATGGGAACAGAGCTGGACCtgcaggagccagaggagggaggcAAGCCAGCCTGCGCCTCCCTCTATCAAAGACCCTCAAATGATTTTTCTCATCTTTCCATTCCCTGCttgctctctttctcctcctttccccctcctcctcccggcCTCGGCCTCTCTGTAACAGCAAGGGTTTATCACCTCTGGGGTACAGGCAGATGCTGTTGTAGGAGCTGTGAGGAGCAGCTGGAGAATCTTCTGTCCCAGGGACATGGGTGCCTGAAGCCTTCACTTAGCAAATCTTCCTGCCCCaatccccatcctttcatgtatttatacctgctcctgtattttttacttcatacatctgatgaagtgggttctagcccacgaaagcttatgcccaaataaatttgttagtctctaaggtgccacatggactccttgttttttttttgctgatacagactaacacggctaccactgaaacccaACCCCTTTGTCAGTGATTCTTCTGGAGAAAGTGCTCCACGGGGTACGCTGCTGTGCCTGAGACACTGGCTCTTGGCACTCCTGAACAGCACAGCTGGGAGCACTCTATCTGCACTCAGGGATTTTCTGCTGTTGCTGCACTTGGCGCCAGTCCATTTCCCCATGCAATGTGACTCCCTCCAGTACATCCGTTCTCAGAACATACGTCAAGAATTTGTTCCAAAAAACACTGATGGCAGAACAGAACTAGACTGCAAAGGAAAATCCAGTTTCAACTTTAACTCTAGTGCTGCTCTCAGCACCAATCCCTACAGCACTACAGAGCCAATACTGCACACaggacgggggggcgggggggctgtgcggGGACTGTCAGCCATCCAAGTGGGAATCGGGAGCCAAGGACAGGGTGTACTGGGAGAATGAGCCTGTTGAGCGTTCTTGATGGTATTCTGGCAGCTGCTACACTGTTCATTCAGTTTTAATGACAAGGGTTATTAAAGCCCAGGGTTATTAAAGCCCAGGGAGCGCGATCTGGAACTGAGCTGAAAGCCATCAAGTCACAGTCAAGCCACGGAAGGGACCCACCTGCGCTGTATCTAACGTTGTCCAAAGGATTGTTCGGGGTGACGTTCCTGTATGGATTTCTCCCTTGGAGCTGATGCCATCCGGAGGGCAGGGGCCCAGCAGGATTTCCAGGGCTGCCTCAGGAGCGTATGGATTCTCTTGCCCTTCTCAGACATCAGAGCATGCTCCAGCCTTTCCCATTCTCTACTGATGGACGTGGGGATATGGGACCAGTGACTGGCTGGTCTGGATCTGGCCACAAGCCGGCTAAGGAGCCCTTTGTAACAGAGCTGAGGACTGTAGCACAGTGAAGAAAATTCCCATGCATCTTGCCCACAGTAACCCAGGAAGCCTACGGTTGGACCACCCATGTGCCAGTCCAGGACCTGACACAAGCCCCTCCATGGAAGTGGAGGGGAGGTACCCACTAATGCGTCCCTCTCACCTGGGGAGCATGGGTGAGCCAGTCTCCACAGCCCATAGAGGTGGGCCGAGCTGGAGAGGAGATGCTGTTCCCTCCTTCCCTGGTGGGGCTGGTTCGGGGACACAGCAAAGCGAAGGACACCAACTCCTCCATAAATATCTCTATTCATAAAACACTCTCAGAAACTAACAAAATATACAATCTAGGCCCCTAGTGAGGCTGGGCTGCGATTCCTTGCCATGCGGTGCAGCCAGGTTGGGCTGGGCTATGCTGCCTTGGAGACCCTCAGTGCACAGAGGCTGGCTCAACAAGGCCTCGGCGCTCTACCTGGGCACAGTACTTCTCAGGCAGGCCGGCAGCtctagaaacaaagaaaacaagggaAGGGACGTCAAGCCCCAAGGTCCTGCTGCAGAATGCTGGGGTATGGGCCTGGCCCATGGCCCGACCCCATGCTCTCCAGGTCCCACAGAGCCAGCTGGGAGGGCCACACTGGACTTGGCACTACCACCCTCCTTGCCATGGTCACTGGGGCCTTGGGCTGGTGAGGCAGGGGGCCTCTTCTCCATGGAATTTCAATCTGTCCCTCTGGCTGCTCCCCCTGGCGCCCTGCTGCCTGGTCACCATGAAGATGGGGCTGGTTCTGTTTGACCAAGAGGTAGGGGGCTGGCACCAGCTGGAGGGAATCTGCTGCCTCTTCCACGGGGTGATCCATCCCCACGTGTGTATGGTTGAGGAAGTGCTGGGGGGCAGAAaagagggctggaggggaggcTCCGAGTGTATTGAGGCAGAAGAGGAAGCCTTGGGGGCAGCCCTAGGCACCTTTCCTGCTCTTCCCAGCTAACACCAGTGAACTGTTTCAGCCCTGCTAACCAGCTTCCTCTGCTggcctgcccagctctgctcagcgGCTGCTCCTCCCCGCATCTCCCTGCCGACTCCATCACCTGCTCCCCATCATCTCCACAGCCCCCATCTACCCTGCTGGGCCCAGAACCAGGGAGTggattgtgacgttgcactctatatgattttatgaaaatatgctaatgtaactggaatatgcttcatgcaaaaggtctcttgtaaggtatcatttacaaagcttataatctactgagtgtcttcatcctatttgtataaatgtatcactcttgtatctgaaactagaactatgaaatataactctgagggcctattgtaattatgcaaagtgtgggccattaatggtggtttcgaatcttgatgactcccattaaccaggacaattgactgcagatggctctagggtgaccagatgttaaGGGGAAAATATCGGGACCACCGCAGTGGGggcgtttttttgtttttttacactcaCACGTTTAGgagttcggcagcaattcggtggagaGCCCTTCAGTCGCGGACGGTCTTCAGCAGTATTTCGGTGGCGGGTAATAAACCTTGCCGCCAAAGACAGAAGCACCCactgccgaaataccgccgaaGACCATCTGTGACTGAAGGACtctccactgaattgccgccgaagaccaggaaacaaaatatcgggacaaatggtgtCCCGACTGTACtctggtcgggacgcgggacaaactcctcaaaatcaggacagtcccgattttatcgggacgtctggtcaccctagatggctctgttttacctgtaaatcttcctgtatatgtgtgtgctggcaagtgggtaatgaagtcttacagtgacatgtgatcatgtctctTGAACTGGaaccatctttaacctggtgcttttccattgagaagggggtggggggttgggaacccagagggacaaaggattcccgtcttatgcaaaagatatataagtgggtggaacagaggaaagggggagccatcatgaggaatcccctaactaccacctgagctggaacaagggctgtaccaggggaaagaattgtgcccagactaggaaagaaatgtattgaagcatctctgagggtgagatcttatctgtattcagtttcttactgtattagacatagacttgcgtgttttattttattttgcttggtaattcactttgttctgtctgttactacttggaaccacttaaatcctactttctgtatttgataaaatcactttttacttaataATTAAccaagagtatgtattaatacctggggaggggggaggcaaacagctgtgcatctctctctatcagtgttatagaggccgaacaatttatgagtttactctgtataagctttatacagggtaaaacagattttttggggtttagaccccattgggagttgggcatctgagtgttaaagacaagaacacttctgtaagctgctttcagttaagtctgcagctttggggcaagtaattcagaccctgggtctgtgttggagcagatgggcgtgtctggctcagcaagacagggtgctggggtcccgagctggcagggaaattAGGGCCAGAAgtaatcttggcacatcagttggcagctcccaaggggggttctgtgatctaacccgtcacatgGATATGGGGAGAGAAAGCAGGGATGGGGTTGTGACCCTaaacacccctgtattcacaccctacgcCCACGACAATGATCAAACTATCCTTGtggggtatcatttgaaaagcTACTAATACACAggtcaataatatcattgtgGAATATATGTGACAAGTCCTTTGGGactatgttttaaagtctgtatttGAACAAAGTAGACATATGTCTGCCCAGGGCTGGCATACCAAAGAAGCAGGTGATTGGTAACAATGGGATGCAATTTACAATTGCGGTAAACAGAACCATTAAAGCTCACCAGGTGGTTGGGGAGTCAGCAAGTCTAGGCTATAAACAACTGCGTGTTCACTTGTCTAACCAGCCTcatcatcaggcagagacaatgaagctACATTTACATGAAAGGTAACAAGGCCATTCAGTGAACAAGGGGAAGATACCGCATACCtgtctgctggctgttggtgtccgGGCTGTGAACTATGGCAGCAGAGCATTTACGGCATTCAGGGTTACAGgcacaaccccttactggtctggattgcaccccaaacCGTAACGGGGTATCCTGCTGGACTGTGCTGCGTGAGCAGTGAccctctaaaccagtggttctcaaacttttttactggtgacccctttcacatagcaagcctctgagtgcgacccccccttatgaattaaagacatttttttatatatttaacaccattataaatgctggaggcaaaggtttggggtggaggttgacagctcgcgaccccccatgtaaaaacctcacaaccccctgaggggtgctgacccccagtttgagaatccctgctctaaGCCCTTCCCACATCCCatggcctttccccagcactatgAATGGGCTGATGTCATGGCAAGCCAAGCCCATCCCAGAAGCCCAGACTCCCAAGGCACAGGCTTCCTGCTTAGCCCTGCAACCTCACCTGAGCTCCTCCATCTTCTTCCTCTTGATCTCACTGATGCGCTCACTGCGCCGGCGTGCCTCTTCCTTCAGCCGCTTGCCCTCCTCGAAGGTAGCGATTCGCTCCTGCACCTGCTTCTGCTGGTGCTCGCGCACCTGGCGCCGCACCTGGTCGGCGTGGTTCAGATGCAGGGCTGCGCGCCGCTCCTGCTCCTTCCGCTCCTTTTCAATCTGATCCCGCTGGGCTCTGCAGGGCGACATTGTGCTGCATGACCCCTGTGCTCGAACTGCTGCCCGCCCCAGCAGCGGCGCTGGAAGGGCAGATAACGCTCTGTCCAAGGCTCTGACCCATGCCGCAGCCATAAGTTCCTCCTGATGCATTCCAGTTTCACTTCTCCACTCACGCTAAGCACCCTCCCATGCAGACAAGGGTTTCCTTGTTCCTGCTGCCGACTGCCCAGGCTGTGTCCTCCCACCATGGCTTCAAGGGGGAAGCTGGGCTCCCCAGACAGGTCTGTAATGGGTAGGCTCCCAGTGCGGTCCAAAGCTGATTGCAGTCTGAGCAGGCAGCTCAGGCCCAGTGTTTTGTCTGATGTGCCCGCCCATCTCCCAGGCtgagcagccagagagcagcgtgAGCCTGGCGTAAAGAGGGAGATTTTCTACAGAACCCCGCTTCCCACTATGCTGCTCGAGGGGCAGAAATGACACAGTGCATGCTGGGTAGAATTTTCTGATCATGTGATCAAAGATACACAAAACCATCGTCCATCTAAAGGAAATCCATGGTGTGAAAAGCCTTGGATGGAAGCCCTGGTGCTGAGGAGACAGGAGATCAGCCCCAGTCCCTTCAGTACTGGACGGGGCAGAGGGAAGGTGCAGCATCACTGGGAACCCGGGCCCTGAACTACCTGGCTCTCCAGGGCTGGATCTCAGTTACTACATCAGTGACCCCACCAGCGCCACCCATTCTACCTGAGGATCCTCTCGAACTCATTGCGGTCCCGCTGCACCTGCACAGCCAGGCTGTGCTCCTTGTGGGCTATCTGCTCCAGCCGACTCTTCTTCAGCATGGCCTCAGTCTCCGCCTTCCTCTGCGCAGCTTCCTTCTCCTTCCGGCGCCACTCTCGCTCGGTGGCCTCTTGGTTCCGCTTGGCCCTCAGCGCGTCCTGCCAGAAAGGGAGAGCACTGACTCCTGCTGCGAGCAGAGCAGGGACCCTAGCTGCACTGTGTGCACAGCTCCACAAGCCTGACTGCTGCTCAGGACCTTGAGCTCCCTTTGTCTGGGCTACAGAGGAGCCAGCTGGGTTctgtcctgcctcctgccccccagcacagcgtCCAGCTATGTGCATGCTCCTACTAGTGATGCAGGACAGACCCAGCTGGAGTTGCTGAgcatgggcaggggcagcagtgcTGGACGTTACAGAAACCCTGTTAGATTTGGGATCTGAGCTGAATGGAGAGAAGAGAGATACAGAACAATGGGTTGGTGCCATCTATGAGTTCTGCTGGCACCTAGCTCACAGCCTCAGGGTCCTCAGGGTCCTTCAGAGCCAATGATAATCTatagcaggggtagtcaataggcagactgtgggccaaatccggaccccccagatgcttttgaacggaccctgaaatctttttacttacttattatcattattattgttatttttttaacttttccctgGAGTGTGGACCTGGActgtaccttgaccaagaaatttggaccttgacaaaaaataattgactagcCCAATCTATAGGATGCTGCAGCCACTCGTCTAATGCTGAGCCTCTGCAGCCACCTCCTGAGCAAGGCAGGCTGCTGGGAGTGCATAACACTAGGTTCTAGTGGGTCCACCACAGGGTTGGTGAGATCtccagagctctgggctggggccacctGAGAgacctgcctcccaccccatcaTGGCAGCAAGGCCTGGCTGTGCTCCTGAGGTGGCCTCTCCAGGACAAAGAGCAGAGCTTTCTCAGCCAGGGGCCCTTGCCCTGCCACAGCCCATGTTAGAGCCTTGTGGACACGGGTTTCTCATGTCTCCCTTGCTTTGCTGTGAGACCCCCACGAGGTGCGCGAGGCGACAGCATCATTCCCGGTCCCTTGCCAAGGCGAGGGATGGGGTGAGACCTCCTCCCAGGACAGGGGAAGGGAACGCTGCTCTACACCATGATGCCTCAACAGAGCAACACAACTGGTTTAACAAGGTCCATTTCTCAGTGCATTTCACTGAAATATCTCCCTCCTCAGAGCAGCGTGAGTAGAGTGAGGGGCTCACATAGCTCCTGGCTGGACAGCCAGCGGAGAAGAGAAGCTCCAGCTTCTCCATCTTACCTCTGTCCCAGCAGCCCTTGCTAGCCCCTTGCCAGCTCCAGCAAGGGGGACAGACATCCTGTGTGAGGGGAAGCTGCTAATTCcttggagctggggaaggagTTTGCTCAGGGGAACATGCTGCTAGATGCAAGTCTGTTGTAAAGAGAATGCAGCATCTCCCCTGGCTCCTTCCTTGGTCCCTTTGCCCACTGGCTCTGGAGAGTGCAGATGTAATGCACTCTGACCCGGTGTCCTGGCCAGGGGGTGCACCCCACCCAGGCCCCCTACACTACTAGGGCTCTAGGGACTGGTCTAGCAAGAGGAACCATTCCCCTGCTACTCCCATTGGGTTTGTTGAGGTTTTGACTTGGCTGGGATGGAAGCAGGGGAGtgagaggcagggagggagatggacTGGCACGGAGGCAGGCTTAGCAAGCATGTTACCTGCTCTGCTTGGTAATCCTGGGCCTTTTCCTGCAATGCCCTCAGACGCGCCGTCTCCATCTCCTTCTCCCGACGGATCTTCTCCTGTTCAGCCTCGAACTCTGCTTCCCGTGCCTGGACCAGGTAAACAGTGCCGGGTCAATGAGCTGCACCCGGGCTGTTAACAGGTAAACCTTCCCCATCGCCACCACATGCAGGCGCACAGCATCATACACACCCAGTGTCTCTGtctctcgctcacacacacatttctgacccccctgtataacactggccagagaacttcccccaaataattcctagaacagatatTTAGCTACACATCCAGActtgtgatggagaatccatcatgacccttaATAAATTGTTCCCCTTCTTGTCTGGACTCCTTACAGGAGCCAGCATCTAGCTAGCCAGACATTCTCCCTCTGTTCTTAGCTGAACAATGCTCACGCACCAGAAAACGTGGTTCATACAGATGTGTGTTTCTGCCTGCGGGATATGGACATGCCAGCATCCATCAGGCCAGATGGATCTCGCTGATAGATTCACAGATATTaatgccagaaggaaccattatgatgatctagtctCAACTCCTGCATAGCACTGGCCAGGGAACCTCAccctcacccaataatttctgcatcttGCCCAGAACTCCTGGCTGAACTAGAGCAGAACCTTCACAGTGACATGCAGCCTCAGTTTACTGGGCAGGAATGCCACCTGGTCTCTTGTCCCACTGCCCACAGAACAGACCATTTTCTGCTTCTGGTACTCCAGCACCCGCTGGTCAGCCATCCTCTCCCGTGCCAGCTGCTCCTCCTTACGCTGCTGGTTTTCATCATTGATACATTTAATCTCAGCCTGAATGTTCATCTTCTGCTCATGTCTGTGCTCCATGTCCTGAGAAAGGTACAAGGCAAGGTGGCCATGAGAGAGGGACTCCAGGAAAATGGCCCCAACACAGACCCTTTCCCAGCCCATTCTTGCTTTAGCATTTGCCTGGAGCCTTCTTGGTACCATGTACCAGGAGGGACAGGGGAGCCAGCTACTGGGCTGGGGTTGAAGAAGGGCCCCGTTGCTAATTGCTCACTTTCCAATTGGGCTCCTTGTCTGCTTCCCATAGTCCTCAACCATGAGGAGATTAACTAGCTCtgggctgccccttcccctggcccCAGGGGATACTAGAGAGCCGGggtctgagtctcctctcacatGTGCTGGGACACTGCTGGGAGCGAGAGGAGAGTGCTTGGACGGGCTCAGAATCAATTTCTGACACCTCACCTGTCTCTCTCTTACCCTCAGGTcttccatctgcagctgctccagatAATCCAGCATCTCCTGGGCCTCCTGATCCCGCTGCTCTGCCTTCATAGCCCTCTCCTGCTGGTTCTTCTCTATCTGCTTGATGAGATGTTGCCTCCCTCTGGGAACAGGACACAACAATATCTCTGGCAGGGAGACATGAGTGGCCCATCATATTGTCCCCGGCACAAATGCCTGCAAAACCTGCCTTGAGGGCTGCTATGCTGACCAGGCCCCATGGCCATACAGGcaggtttcccctggtttccatgggaagtgctgggagaggggctgcacTATGACTAGCTCTGCCCAGTGCTGCAGAATCACCTGATCAGCTCCTGTTTCCTCTTCTGCTCCAGCTCCTCCTGCATCTTGGTGGCTTTCTGCCTCTCCACCTCCATCATCTGGTCCAggcgcttctcctcctcctccagctccttttcAATCAGCTGCTTCTCCAGCATCTGTGCATCGCGGATCGCCTGGCACTTTGCATTCAGGATCAACTGTGGGGATAAAGAACCGCACTGGCTCAACCTtgcagatgggggaggggcagggagagacagtccaagaagaaaaaaacagagacggtgatctagtggttagagcaaagaATTAGCTCTATTCCCAGCCATGCCACTGACTCACCCTGTGCCCTCGGGCAGGTCTCTTAGCATTTCTGCACCCTGGTTTCCTCACATCTGAGTACAGCAAGGACAGCATGGCACAGGAGGCTGGTAATGACCCAAAGAGCTTCCCCACTCAGGTAACCAGGTCATATCCAGCCCAGGTCAGTAGGGACCGTAAGTCCATGCTATCAGATGGCTGGTACCATGTGGAATGAGTCTTGGTCCCACTCCTCGTAGACAGGTCATGATCTGCACCATCACAGCAGGCACCTTCCCTGACAGCCATTGCACAGGGGCCAAGAAGACTCAGCTTCCCTCTCCCTGTACAGGGTCCCTCCAGGGCAGTGCTGAGCTTGCCCTGCTTTGGATAAACCTGGCTCTGAGTGCCATGGGTCAGTGGGTACAGTGCTGACCTGCTTCGCAGAAGGGCCCAGTTACTGGGGAGCGGGGCAGACTGCAGAGCAGAGAGCCTGAGACCCCACCTCACTGAGCTCCTTGACCTCGTCCTCCTGCTCCATGCGCATCCTGTTGGCCCGCTGCAGCAGGTACTGGGCTCGCTCCTTGGCCTCCTCCTCCAGGTCGCTCAGCTTCTCCTTCTTCTTCTGCACTATCCCCTTCTGCTTCATGGTGTTCTTGCGCTCATTCACCCCGGcctggaggggaaaggcaggCTGCTGACAGGGATCCCCACACCACATTCCTGGCACTGGAGAGCCTGGCTGACTCTGCCATAGGAGCCCTCGCTACAGAGTGCTGCCACAAGCCAGAGTCTTCTGGGCCAGCACCACCATGACACCATATCTGGGTGGGGTCGACCTGCACGGGGGGTGCTTCAGGGATGCAGCACTGCTGAGGGAGACGCTCAAATCCTATCGTGTCCGAGACAGGAGAGCTGCCTGGAACCATGGCCTCTGCGATATTCCCCCCGATCCTGTGCTCATGAGCCAGTGGCTTTGTGCAGAATGCTCCTTCCTACATGGGATCCCTGAGTTTGGTACCAGCCACCCACGCCCATTAACTGAGCcactctctcccctgccagaactTCCTGAGGTTGTAGCACTGcggtctccccacccccacagggtGAGGATTCTCACTGGGATATGAACTGTGGGGGCTGGGCAATCCCTACACCCCTCCATCAGAGAGCCTGGGCTTGCTCCCTTGGGTCCCAGCGTAGGGTACAAGTTCCATGTCTCTGCTGCTTGGAGCATTGGGTGGAGAGCTCTTTCCAGCGCTCGGCCAATCGCTAGGAGCCACCAGGGGTCACTCTGGAGCACAATGACCCCTCTCCCCTGACAGTTTGGGAAGCAGTTTGGGGTTAGCAGCATAAACAGTTTGCTGGCCCACAGACATGAGCTTACCCAGGGGCTTCCTCTGTAAAGCCCTACATGGTTTGGGGCCTGGCTGGTCAAGAACCCCACCCCATCCTTGCAGTCTGCACCCCACTGTGACACGcggtacctcgggggaacaccctacacccccacttgcatctgaagaagtgaggttcttacccacgaaagcttatgctcccaatacttctgttagtctcaaaggtgccacaggaccctctgttgctttttacagattcagactaacacggctacccctctgatactctacaCCCCCacgttcatctttataaaatgactgcgtggtatccaatgcaaagtttgtcatgttgggtgtcttcggaagaaTCATAATGCAccgagcatggttgttatagtgatgttatagtaattgttacagtaatgatatagtaaggttataggttataatttcatgtatatagttatgaggctgaaaatgtatcctcatggtttaaagcaagcccaggcaaaaactctccaaaagCAGAAGAGGCAGTTCACGCCtcgtcagggcatggatgggacaaatccagcccagtctcacaggaacaatggacactggctcaggcagcaacaaaagaatctgttagaccaggggtgggcaaactttttgggctgaggggcacatctgggtggggaaattgtatgcagggccagggcagggggttggggtgcaggagggagcgcggggtgtgggagggggtgtggtgtgcaggaaggggctcagagcaggggattggggcaaaggaggggtacagggtgtatgagggggctcagggcagggggttggggtgcaggaggggtgcagggtgcagcagggggctcagggcagggggctggggtgcacaggggttcagggtgcagcaggggctcagggcagggggttgtggtgcaggagggatgcggggtgcaggcagggggcttaggacagggagttgggggggcgggatgcaggaggggttcgggctccaacCCGGTGCCACTTACCTCAAGCgactccggggtggcagcggcgtgcaccggggccagggcaggctcccagcatgcctgccctgtccccggccctgcgccgctccaggaagcactgcggcccctgggggacagggggaggagggctcCGCATGTGCTGCCTTTGCCGCgcttccaggtacctcccccgaagctcccattggccacggttccctgtCCCAGGGTGGTGCCTGCACGCAGGGGCAACGCATGGAGCCCTTTGCCCCCTCACCCAGGgaccgcagggacatggtgccagtgACGccgcaggccagatccaaagccctgaggggctgcaTTCGGACCGTgggcagtagtttgcccacccctgtgttagaCCCTCGAGGGaatcacccccttcctttgggcagtatgggactgcgatgaggtaatgctcacctgactctgaaggggtaagggggcaaagccaagatgaaatgctgatcaaaggggagagcctgactgaaaagtaaccagccagcctgtggtgagaagcatctaagtttttaaggacactgaaagtgttaagatcaacttagaatgcgttttgcttttatttcatttgaccaaatctgacttgttgtgctttgacttataatcacttaaaatcgatctttatagttaataaatctgtttgtttactcTACCTGAAGCAGCGTGTTTGGTTTGCAGTGTCAGAGgctcttgggataacaagcctgggacatatcaatttctttgttaaattgatgaacttatGTAAgtttgcagcgtccagtgggcataactggacactgcaagacggaggttcctagggttgtgtctgggactggagatattggctagtgtcattcgcttgcaagtagctgggagcagcttacatgccagaggctgtgcgtgaacagcccatgagtgggggttctcacagcagagcagggtaaggctggctcccagagtcaaggattggaatggcctagcagatcaccggtctaggcaacaccagaggggaacgtcacactcACCTCCCCATCTCTCTAGCCCAATGGCCTCTGGCAGGCAAGAGCTGGACCCAGCACACCAGGAATGTCTGGGGTGGCTGCCGTAGCCCCTTCAGTGAGCCTTTCCCCACAAAGTCAACCTTACATGGCCATTTCAAACAGCATCCTGGAATCTGCCTACAAACCAGCTGACAAAAAGGAAGTGACAGGAGACACATACTATAACAGCTTCCTTCTCTGCCTTGAGGGCTGCTATGCTGGCCTCGCGCTCCTCCTTGGTCAGGACTCGGGATGCTGTCTTAATGCGGTGGAAATCCTCTGGGCTCATAATGAGGGATTCTCCCGACGGGTCCTCTGCAGGAACACTGGCAGAACA is a window from the Malaclemys terrapin pileata isolate rMalTer1 chromosome 21, rMalTer1.hap1, whole genome shotgun sequence genome containing:
- the CFAP45 gene encoding cilia- and flagella-associated protein 45 yields the protein MPATMSGSMSASSSASNRSRARTRYRTKAVNSEVDESLFGIAKNLQRSCSGSPLVILRDVQTVQKSPSACGWGHKPETIRLITRDLIRDLIVPAEDPSGESLIMSPEDFHRIKTASRVLTKEEREASIAALKAEKEAVIAGVNERKNTMKQKGIVQKKKEKLSDLEEEAKERAQYLLQRANRMRMEQEDEVKELSELILNAKCQAIRDAQMLEKQLIEKELEEEEKRLDQMMEVERQKATKMQEELEQKRKQELIRGRQHLIKQIEKNQQERAMKAEQRDQEAQEMLDYLEQLQMEDLRDMEHRHEQKMNIQAEIKCINDENQQRKEEQLARERMADQRVLEYQKQKMAREAEFEAEQEKIRREKEMETARLRALQEKAQDYQAEQDALRAKRNQEATEREWRRKEKEAAQRKAETEAMLKKSRLEQIAHKEHSLAVQVQRDRNEFERILRAQRDQIEKERKEQERRAALHLNHADQVRRQVREHQQKQVQERIATFEEGKRLKEEARRRSERISEIKRKKMEELRAAGLPEKYCAQVERRGLVEPASVH